From the Coffea eugenioides isolate CCC68of chromosome 1, Ceug_1.0, whole genome shotgun sequence genome, the window TAATGTCAACAAAATTAATGGCATAGAAAACCCTACAAATCAGTAATAATATGTTCAAAATTGTCAAAAGGAGTTAAGGTATTGCAGTTAGAATAAAAAGGATATATTATAATGAATTTGCACTATTTTTTATCTCATTAATTTTGCTAACAATGTGTGTGTTTGGGTAggaattatttattaaaaatttatttgcttgcatcacaaatacatttttcaatacacttttttatcttctcaattaccttttcatttcacatacatcacatcataaaaaataaaaaaaaacctacaTGAGTTATTTCAAATAATGACCAAGACCAAACAAATCAATGATAATGTGatgaaaatagtaaaaaataaaaaaaagagccAAAAGATCACAGTTAGAACAAAAACGATACGTTAGCATTAATTTGTACCGCCATTTATATCGTTAATTTTGGTAACATTGTCATTGATTGACTTAAATGGGATAAACTTAAAGTTTAAGatgcaaaatattaaaattaaggGTTTAGGATGTAAAATgcttaaaattaaaatttagaatATAAAGCGAGAAAGTGATACAAGTTCAGGTGAAAAGTGGAGTGGTTATCACCTCAATAAAATCACAAGCTTGACAATATTCAATGGTCAAACACATCATGTCGCATCATGTTGGTTTTATACTTCTTTTGGTCGACCAACGCTAGAAGGAAAGGAAGCAACCATGACAAGGAATGCAAAGACTACCATTTGTTGGTAAAATATTCGACGGTAATTCACCGGGCGCAACTTATCTGCGGGAAATATGACTAAGCAAATTTAGAAATGTCTTGGGTGAAAGTCAAACTATCAACCGAACAGAGGCTAAAAGGGGTACATGCCATGACATAAGAGGTTTTCGTTTTTCCTTTGCTTCTCTTTGTATTCTTCTCGCGGCCTTGTCTGGAGTCCCAATTACTTAAAGTAAAATtaggcacaaaaagaaaaacaattaatGCGACTGACTATTCTACGTTACGGACTTGTGATAGGATCAACTGCAAAATTGAACAAATTTCTTGAAATTGGGCAGAGATGGAGAACTAGTCACTATTAGTCATTCACTGGAATCTTCTTCTTATGGGTAgggtaaaaactaaaaaaaaaagaagcttgtCCTCTGGTTTGCTGGATTCTCACTTCTCAGAGGAGGCCTGCCTGGGCCTGCATCAGCAGGTGGGAACATGCAAATTAGTCATTAATCTCTTCCCAGTTCCAGCAGCAGCCAGTTCAGTTGTGACAACTCTCAAATGTAAATCTAATCATTAAAATATACTACTAGTACTTAGTAGTATTATTCTGACCCACAtatgattattcttttttttgtttttgaaaggCATACATAATCACTGACCAATCTTTCAATATTTGGTCGGCTGTGTGCTTAGTCTTTCCAATCCGCCCATGCATTGGCTAAAATGTTGGCACCATTTTAGCCAATTAGTCATCATCCCATGATCCACATTGTACCTAATCACATTAGTATTAATtaagttattaaaaaaaaggtaCGCTGCCTGGCGGTGGGTACCGGGCAGTCCAGGCGCCTAAACCTAATTCCCCTAACTAACTAGTACTAATTGATTAGGTCTGTTCTGGTTTGTCGTAATATTATTATTGTGAAAATGTAATTAGTATAAGTTTTTAGTATTTCTTTTGCATATCTAAAAGAAAATCTAAAttttaaataccaaaaaaaaaaacgacaATACAGAAATATTCTTTATTATTCAAAGTAAACAATCGAAAATGAGATGATGTAATGAATAGAGCAAATTATCCAGATGGTCACtaaacttttggaattatcgaGTTTTTACCATTTGAActattaaaaatttaattttagccACTGAATTATCTAAAATTTAGATTTCGGATCATTCCGTTAGATTTAATCGTCAACcatgcctttttcttttgtcttgtGAATCGTACGGACACTCAGATCTGACATAGTTAATGATCAAATCTAACGGAATAACTCGAAACCTAAACTTTAGATAGTTCAGtggtcaaaattaaatttttaatagTTCAGTGATCAAAActcaaaaattctaaaaatttagTGGTCATCCAAATAATTTGCCCTAAAAAATAGAAACCGAGAAGGGCTAAATTCAGTACTTGACTATCAACGACTAATGACCAATGTTTTTAAATCCGGACCAGAGAGTGAATCGGAAAATCTTCTGATTCATGGTTCGATCAGTTCAACCCCGATTCAaaagtttaataatttttatttattttagaaatttttattttaataatttttattataaaatatttattttagaaaataaatacttaataaAAATCGGTTGAACCTCCCTGTTTTTACTGGGTTTTATCGATTCAACCAGTTCTTGACCGATTCAATTAATTCTTTGGCTTTGTAATTGAATTAGACCGGAGGCATAGTCGGTttgcggttcaaccggtcgaaccggccggtcatGATGGTGACGCCAACGCCAACTTTGCCACCCGTCCCGTGTGAATCTAGAAGCAGTAGTAGTCGTCGTACTGGCAACGGAAACTCAGAGCATGGAACACAAAACGACGGCGTCTAAAAGAGCATCTGAAGTGGACCGACGGAACAGAAGCCCACCGTCGTCTCAGCTCCCCACGTCACCATGCACCCACAATCCCAAAAGCGGCCGTTGTACGCTACTcgctctttctttttttttctttttttttcctttgacaAGGACAACCCCCCAGTCCCTGACCTCCTCCTGAGAGTCCGAGTCCTAGCTCAGTGTCGTTTTGTTCTCTTCTTCCCGTCTCTCTCCTCCACCTCCTCCTTTCTAGAGAGAGAAAGTCAGTTCACCTCGCCTCGTAAATACAGAGAACGTTACGCATTGGACGCTCTCACGAGGAAcgcatttgttttctttttactttcagtagagagggagggagagagagagagagagcgtgTTAGTAATTAGTGGTATGGTTGCTTGGGAAGGAGGAGGTTGGGACTCTTCTTGTgcctgagagagagagaagtaAAGACGAAGCAAAGATATTAAGCAGTAGTCTTACCTAACACCCCTCAGCAGCACTTGTTCACTCTTCTCTCCATCCGCCGTGTTTTcttgtatatacatatatacggATTTGTATGTATAGATTACTAACCTACCAGGAATTTgaagagagacagagagagagagaggcttAAAATATTGCTGATGACATGAGCGATCACTTTCCCCGTTCATTGCCTTTGAATCTGTAAATGCGGCTGATTTTCCCATCAAGGTAGTTTAACTGGTCATGGATCCACTCGCAGTACTATTctatttgaaatttgaaatccaatTCATCGCTACTTTTGTTGATTTTTCCAAccgcttcttcttcttctttcttctgtttaatctctttcttcttttcttttaataacattattgttatataattttcttCTTCTGATTCTTCTTTTCAACTAGTTTCTGATATTGTGAATGAATGTGCCCAACTTTGTCGTTTCTCAATCGAATTTTGATCCAGTTAGGTTGATTTtatgtccctttttttttttatcggcAATAAGATGTGACTACGGGACAGTCTTGAACATctccctaaaacccaaaaaataaaagaaaaagagagaaaaaaagaaaaattcacgTTCAATCTATCTTTAAGTAGCTTATCTGTATTGACGTTTTATGCCTCCATTGATTACACAGCAGATTTTGCAGAATTTGAGAGTTTTTCTTATGAATTCCGACCATAATGCCAGGTACTTCTATCAGTAAAAGTTTTGGATAGTTGGAGAAAGCTTGGAGCATGCAACCGCGCAGTCtgactttcttcttcttcttcttttattgttgtttgatttttagaaatagtttTAGCTCGGGAAGATGATAGAGCAAAGCGATTTGATTTTGAGACCTCTGAAGATGAAAAGAGAATGACTAGGATCAGATCTTTGAAAAAGAAGGCTTCAAAAATCACTCACACTCTCAGGAAACGTACTAAGCGGGTTGCTCATTGCCGATTTGCGTCTATCACAACCGAAGATTTTCGAGATGAGAAGGAAGAGGAGGCTGTCAATATATTTCGACAAACCTTGGTTGACAGGGATCTGCTTCCAGCTTGTCATGATGATTACCATACCATGTTGAGGTAGATGATCGCGTTCTACCACAGTGgatccctttttgtttttgggtgGCGGTGAGGGTGGGATGTTAGTTCTTTTGTTACCTTTTGTGGTTTTCCATTGTAAATATCGCAACTAGTTAGAATGTTATGCCAGTATCAATGTAGAGTTATATCTGACATATCTGGATTCTCCAGTGTAAGAAAATCTTGACAAAGTTTTTGCTGTTTGATCCCTCGGTTGAAACATTTATGAAAAATCTGTAACTGGGAGAACTATGCAGTAACTGGATTTTGGTTCGTTGATTGGTAGATGCATAAATCACAAAGAAATACTTAGGGATTCTGATGGAAAAGAAAATCAGGatgtcatttttctttcattgcCAATGTAGCTGAGCTGAAGCAATGCCCTCGTGCCATTGCCAAGTTTTAGTGCATGTGAAACTGCAGCAGAATGGTGGCAAAGTTTACTACTCTTTGACATACTAGGAGCTTAGAGCCCCTCACTACAGTGTTTAGTAAGCAGCAGAACTGATGTTTTGAAAATAAATGAGCTATGAAAGGGTTGTAGGGTTGAATGTTTGTAGTTAGAGCACGTCTCGTTCCTGATTGAGAATTGAGGGTTATGTTTATACAACACAAGTTCACTAAAGCCTTTCCCCACACTTGTTGCATCACTGACACATTCTTTCATTTGGGGccctctttcttttcattaagTGAGAACTTGGACTCTAATGAACCTATGCGTGGCTTAATTAAGAATTGCTTCGAGCTGCTCAAGTTCTTCTCCGcgtatactttttttttctttcctaatTGGTAGAAGACAATAGAATACTTAAACTGTCCTTACTTATTGCCCCAGATAAGTGAAATATTAAGGTAGAAAATGATGTAAAGAGAGTGCATAGCATTCTCATTCAGCACTGCTTTGTAAACCTCTCTTTACCATAATGTCAGTGGAATGGATCTCTTCTGATCTGTTGTTACTAAACTTTCaatcttttctttcccttgtttGATGCCTTGGGGGGGTGGGAAATTTCCATAAAGTTgccttttaaaaaataaaaataaaaatcttctTAATTTGTATTTTTGGTTCTTTACAGTGATGAGACACATTGTATACTTGCCGTCAGCTTATCTATGAATGGGATTGTTGATCATTTTACCCGTGTTTCCTGTTTACGGTTTTTTTAACCTGATGCGTGTTTCCCAAAATACTGCATCCCCTGTGGTATATGCcccaaatttatcataaataaaAAGGATTAACTAGCATAATTCTTTGAAGAAGAATTAGTACCTAGAGCACTATAAACTTTAGTCTTGTGTATCTTTCTGGTAATTCTGGTAATCatgctcttttcttttcatatggCTTGATGACATACAatgtcttttttgttttttttttttccagattcTTAAGAGCAAGGAAGTTTGACGTTGATAAGACAGTCCATATGTGGTTAGATATGCTTAATTGGAGGAAAGAGAATGGAGTAGACACAATTATCAAGGTAGAATCctgttttttgtgttttgatcTATTTTTTATTCCACTAGGAACAGAATTGGCATGTAATAAAAATATCCTTTGAGTGAGTCCAGAAGCTAATTGATGCATGCAATCTTGATGCGAGTTTGCCAAAATCTATCTTTTGAAATTTGTAAAGCATGATTAAATTCTTCCTTGGACTGCCTAAGATTCCAGATCTTCCTGCTTCTTCAAGTGTCCAACCATTTTGCTTGCTCATGTTTCTGGTTGAATCACTACCTCTGCTTCCTATCACTGATCCTTAATTTCTGAAGTTGAAAGGATTATCCTTATTGTTGGattcctttttttccccttttttcctttttcaagtTTTCTCGGGGGTGGTTATCTGCAGCATATAGCTGTTTTTGTGACGTTGTTCATTAAATGGATTATTTTGTGCACTCGTGTTGCAAAATTTATAAAGTTCTCGTGTTTCAACCTCCCTAGTTAAGTTCTTTTCATCATCTTTAATTTGTCTTTCTGAAtattatttgtatattttaagtTATGTGTCTTTCCCATTCTCACTGAGCTTtgacaaaaattttcacatataGGACTTTGTATATAATGAATATGAAGATGTTCAGCGATATTATCCTCATGGTTACCATGGTGTAGACAAACAAGGACGACCTGTCTATATTGAAAGACTAGGTAAAGTTGAGCCCAGTAAACTTATGGGTGTCACCACGACTGACAGATTCTTAAAGTATCACATCCAAGGGTTTGAAAGAATCTTCGCTGAGAAGTTTCCAGCATGTTCAATTTCAGCCAGGAGACATATTGATTCTACAACAACAATACTGGATGTGCATGGACTGGTTTGTGCTTGGCCTACCACTTTAATGCATGTGGTTCCTCATATATTAAAGTTCATTACGTGGGCTATTAATTGTAGTTGTGTAGActtatctctttttctttttcaaatattgTAGAACTGGATGAGTTTTGGCAAGATTGCACATGATTTAGTGATGCGCATACAGAAAATAGATGGTGACAACTACCCTGAGGTGCCCAAATTCCTAGAATGgttttaagagattttctttcttaaaaagtaaaaagaaataacTTATTTCCCTCTTCATGTCAATGACCGATcattttatgatgtttacatTATCATGTGCAGACATTACACCAAATGTTCATTGTTAATGCTGGTAGTGGATTTAAATTGCTGTGGAACACGGTGAAAAGCTTTCTTGACCCAAGGACAACTTCAAAAATACATGTAAGGTGCTTTCAGTGTTCATTTCAAGATTTTGGAGGTTTAGTGATTGcttattaattaaatttttcTGATGAGGCAGGTATTAGGCAACAAATTCCAGAGTAGGTTGTTGGAAGTTATAGATGCCAGGTGATTTAGTGATAATGATAGCGCAACTTCTAAATAGCAGCACGTGGATGATTTTCATACTGAACTCATTTCTTGGACAGTCAATTGCCAGATTTTCTGGGGGGAGCCTGCTCCTGTGTGAATGAAGGCGGTTGCCTTAGATCTGACAAGGGACCCTGGAATGATCCAGAACTAATGAAGGTTGGCTTGTTCTTTCCTTACTGTTTAGATACTTGTGGTAGTCTTTTTTGAAATACCAGTATGCCTCTGTCACAAACTGTGAGCCATCTCTTTCTTGCAGCTGGTATTTGCTTTACATGCAAATGAAGCTACTTATCTATGGAAATCTACTGGCCTTTCTGATTGTGATGATATTGAAATCAAGCCGATTCCTAGTAAGGTAAGAGTTTGTACATTCATGTAGTGTATCGCCAATCTTGGCCAGCtacatttcatgtttttggGTAAAATTTTGCATCTTTTTGCAGGTTCTAAGCAGCGAAATTGACTCTGCCAAGACTGGATTAAATGTTGGATCTTCTTCTTCTCGCATCATACAATCAGTGCCACCCTCTAATAAAGTAGGCTTTTTCTGCTGCTGCTTTAGATTTTTTTAAGTCTTATTATATATCTACACATGTACAAGGAAGAAACAATTTTTTTGCAGCCTATATGCATTTAGTTATTAGTCGCACGAAGTCTGAAGCACCAATATGGTTTTAACTAATGCTGAATGGACTAATTAAAAATTCAACGTACTGTGATAGTTAACGTGGCAAGTCTACAGTTGGCTTTTATTTGTGCTTTGTTTGCTAGAGCTCATATGCCACTAATACAACTAACTTTTACAAGCTtgacttctctctctctctctcatttttttttttggggggggggggggggggggttgaaCATAAGTCCTAAATAAAACCTACTATTCAGTATAACTAATCTTCAAATTGAATTCCCACATGTTTGAATATTCATATGAAGTTACTTGATAGGAGTGCTTTCTTATTGCCAACTGAATGGTTAATGTGCTTCCATGTGGTTTATTCTTGTGTTCAATGTTATACAGTGACTAGTGTCTCTCTGATCTTTGATTTCATGCTTGCTGGGTGTATTGATTACAGAAGACAACAAAGAGACTTGCTCCAGTCTGCAGCATGGTTGAACAAGATGGCTGTGACTCTAGAGCTGAAAATTATATTCATTCACGTAAGTAGCTGTAATGCTACTCCCCAATCGATGATTTTCTTTTGTCTTTCACCATATGAGTAGAGTTATCTTTTTCTCATAATTGGATATGAATTGGGCTTGCATAACATTCAGTTGGTTTAGTTTTCTATGATATGGAAGTTTCATGGGTCTTTCAACTTGTCTTTGGGTGGGTGCTTGGAGTGTAACACTATACAAGAAGTTTGAATGTAAGACCTGTATGCTGCCTTCAAATCAAGGACCTGCACAAACTTTTGGTCATGGGAACTTCATTAGATTAACTGGGCTTTTTCAGGAATTGCTACTTCTTAAGTTATTTTCTTTACTCTCAGGGACAAGTTGTGTCTTTTTAGTTGATTGTTCCTTTTTTGTTGTTCTTTCTGGCTCTTTCAGGAAATTCAACTAATGGTACTGTGGAAAGAAGACTGCATCAGAAATCTTTTGTAGATGTGGTGATGGATATCATGTTCAAGTTACTTGCATGGATATATATGTTAATTCCTGCTTTGAGTAGATTATTCAAGATGAATAATGGGGAGAACTCATTGGAGAACCAGCACAGACCGGAGCTGGGAATTCAAATGTCTCGGGGAGAACGACTTTTGCAGGTGAAAAATGATGACCTTGATCCATGCTGGCAGAGGTTGCAGCATCTAGAATCTGTGGTGAATGAACTGTTGAATAAACCTACAAAAATTCCTCCAGAGAAGGAAGATATACTACTCGAGTCCATGAATCGCATCAAGTCCATAGAGTATGACTTACAAAAGACGAAGAAAGTAAGATTGCAGCTTTAGTCTCAGTACTGGAAACATGAGCTGTTCCAACTATGAAACTTGTAATTTGATTGTTCTTGTATTAGAACTGATTGTTGATCAGGGAAATTCTTGCATTGTAGGCATTGCTGGCAACGGCATCAAAACAAGTCGAGCTTGCTGAATCCCTTGAATCGTTGAGAGAGAGCAGTATAAGAGTAAGTTCTCATTCCCTCTAGAATTAAGGAATGTCCAGAAACACCCAGGCTACTGAAATTTTttaaggaaatcagtttttcacaTTCTTAAGCATTGACGGTAACACGTATCTTCTTGGTCAGTTGTTTAGTAACAAGCTAAAAAAGTTTAACTATTTTATTTACCTCACAATGTTGTGTAGATCAACTTTGTATTTTTGACCCGTTTACGCCCATGTCGATGATATGGCCTATTTGCTCATAACAGGCAACAAGCAGTTGTTGGCTTCGGAGCAGCAAGTCTTTATCTCGGGGAACCACCACACCGCTGACTTAGAAAAAACTTTTTTGAGTTtaaattttcttcaattgtgCCTCTATCAGTTGAGACGCACAAAATTTTTTGCTGCAAGTATATTGAACAATATCCTTTGTGGTGCAGAAACTCAGCGGATGGCACTCTTAAGGTACCTATTCTGTTCTGTTAGTACAAAGATCATGGCCATTTTTTCCAGCCAAAAAACAAAGATTATGACTTGCATGTTGCAAGGCTTGGTTTCTTGaaccaaccccccccccccccccccctcctcctcctcctcctcctcctcctatCCCACagatcttttctttcttctttctttagGTTGTTGGATAAATAATTGGAGGACCTCGCCAACTGGTACTGAACTCTGCCTCGTTTTTCTTTGGAGGTGCGAGTCTAATGTGACAGCTAAATATTCCTCTAATCTTGTATACAGTATAATACATGCGTTATACATTTTGAGTTAATAACACACTTGCAGTACAGGAAGCGGATAATAAAATCCAATAGAGAAGTGCTGGTTGCATCTTTACAGATTTTTGTGAATAATGTATTTTGTTGGGACAATTTTGCAGCAGCTaatgaaatgaaagtgacttggTTATCCCTGTTAGGTTGTgttatttgttgtttttttgGGACGGTAGAATTCTTTCACGCCGTCTGAACTTCAAATGCGTTGCTGATTCCTTACACGAATGCTGTATCGTCTATGTGAAGGATTCTGCTGAATTTTCATTATCTTCTCACCTGCGCAAAGCATCGTCAGACCATTTACAACCCCCTCTCTCCCTTCCAACCAAATAATAAAACAAGAATGGTCATGTTGCCCATATCAATTGACAGGCCAATACCTACGGCTTTCCACAAAATGACAGGAAACTAATGGATacttgagcaagaaatgaagccaaataaaaaaagaaatgaagtgTTATTCAATCAGTTTAGGGCGGTGGACAATAAAAGCGTACTTTTATGTACACACGTATCTGTAGACTTGAATTGGTTTAGGACTTAGGAATgtgggtatttttttttttttttttaatataagtgGAAAAACTCGAGTCCAAATTCCATCTTCCAAATGTGGGGAGATTGTGCTCCCCTTTCTTCATCATGCGCAAATTATTTGGGCAGTACATTGTGAAATTGATTGCTGAGTAAACATTTAAGCGTCCATATTTTGACACGTTAATAAATAAGTTCATAATGTCAGCAGACGGATGAAATCATGCATTGCTACTTGGCAAGTAGGAAGTAGACGACCGTTCTCTCAAAGTATTGCCTCCAAGCCTCAAAGGTTTGCAAGCAAAAACATATGGTAATATAAAGTGTAAACAGGGGTAACATCGAATATTAACCAATAAAATAAGTAATATGaaatgtgaaagttaaaaaaaaaagatttataaTTGCAAAAAGAGAAcatgaaaattaaaaagttaTAAGTAGAGTGTAAGCTTTAGAAAATTTGTAAATGGGATATGATTAACTATTGGCGTCttatagaaaatttttttgttgtaagtaaaagggaaatttgtcaaattggtTCCTAACATTTGccaaaaaacttttttagtcTCTAATATTTAAAATCAGCCAGAATTGTCTCTAACATTTAAATTATGATCCATTTGGGTCCTAATGCTCGTATTTACTCATTTCTCCAACTGAAAATAGCACGCTTCTCTCATGTAGGCATATTTTCAAGGGCAAATATTGAAAACACACTTCATTTCCGGTTTTCCTTCATATTTTCTCAGTGAAAATGTGAAGAAGAAGCTGACATATTAAACACATtgctaataaaaaatttattacatAACTCTCAGTTCGAGGCAGGAGAGGAGAAAGAGGGCGGCGCTGCTGTTGCAGCTGGTAATATGAGTCAGGCTCAATTAGAGCCCTAGGAGGCCAAGGCAAGTCTAGCCAAGGCTCCAAAGCTTGGATTTTTTATGACAATGGTTTTATTGGTGGTTAGATAGTGCCCTATGAGGTGATTAGGTGGGCGGCAAGGTTGATTGAGAAGACGGGGCCAAATGAAGTTGGAAAATTGGTTGAGGAAGCAGGGGCCGGGTCAATTGCATGCTAGTGGGGGCGGAACAAGAATTGCAAGTGGAGAGGGAGAGgggaggaaggaagatgaggaTAGAGGTGTGGGAAGTGATGCGGCGGAGTTAGAGATGGTGGGAGGTAAGGGGGGTAGAGACTGTCGAAACTGGGGGTTATTTTGCGGTGGTAGTGGAGAAAGCTTTGAACTTTGTCTCTACTACTGGCTTGGCAAGTGTGACATATTTGGCCAACAAGTACTTGGATCAAAATGTCAGCTTCTTCTTCAGATTTTCTTGCTATTCTTTCTCCATTACACAGCCGTCTAGTTGCAGCTACatttttcctcttcaatttcgtTCTTTTAGTGAGGTAATTAGGACACAAATGGGAAAATATGAAGGAAAGATGGCTTTACTCAACCATAAATGAAGTGTGTTTTTCGGTTTTACCCTTGAAAATATGCCCACGTGAGAGAGACAGGCTATTTTCAGTCGAAAAAATGAGCAAATACAAGCATTATGACCAAAATGGATCATAATTTAAATGTTAGAGACAATTCTAGCTGATTTAAATGTTATGgactaaaaaaatttttttgaaaaatgttagggatcaatttgacaaatttccctaattaaaattatgaatgtATATTTTTTTGCACATACTAGCTCTTATATATGCAcattcaaatatatatatatatatgtatacatgtaTTGATTCAAGCGTACATACTTGAATATGCATCTATATTCATCAAGGTACACAATCTTATTTGTTGAAACGTACATTTTTATTCAATAGATACACGTAGTTGTGAGAATAATTTAGTCATTTAGTGATAAAGCTGTCTAATTATAAATTTTTCAACACATCCATTTATAAATTTTTCAACACTTAATTTTCCctataatatattattacatATGGTTTCGGGTAGACCCAGAACCCGTACCGGAACTGGGAGAGCACCGTGCCGGGTCCACCAGGATGCAATTGCGCCCGCGCCCACCAGCGCACCAAGGACTCCCTCAGCCTTATCCCACCCCTCACCAACTACCAACCACCTCCACCGCCACCAATCCACCACCTACCCCATCAACAAAACCACTTCCCCCTTCCCCAGAACCACCCCTCCATCAACAGCAAATCCATGGACAACCCATCCTCACCACTACTCCTTCCCCCATCAAATCTAACCCAGCCCACTGCCACCGCCATCACCACCTCAAACCTTCCTTCCCCGGATATCAAACCCAAGCTCGAATTAATCCCCGCATTTAACCCTAATCCTAATTCCAATTCCAACAGTCACACCCCAACATCACCCCCCAAGAAAACCCAACCTCTCCCCTGGACCCACCAGGAAACCATCTGCCTTATCCAAGCCTACCAAGAAAAATGGTACTCT encodes:
- the LOC113761769 gene encoding phosphatidylinositol/phosphatidylcholine transfer protein SFH9 isoform X2, with the protein product MPEIVLAREDDRAKRFDFETSEDEKRMTRIRSLKKKASKITHTLRKRTKRVAHCRFASITTEDFRDEKEEEAVNIFRQTLVDRDLLPACHDDYHTMLRFLRARKFDVDKTVHMWLDMLNWRKENGVDTIIKDFVYNEYEDVQRYYPHGYHGVDKQGRPVYIERLGKVEPSKLMGVTTTDRFLKYHIQGFERIFAEKFPACSISARRHIDSTTTILDVHGLNWMSFGKIAHDLVMRIQKIDGDNYPETLHQMFIVNAGSGFKLLWNTVKSFLDPRTTSKIHVLGNKFQSRLLEVIDASQLPDFLGGACSCVNEGGCLRSDKGPWNDPELMKLVFALHANEATYLWKSTGLSDCDDIEIKPIPSKVLSSEIDSAKTGLNVGSSSSRIIQSVPPSNKTTKRLAPVCSMVEQDGCDSRAENYIHSRNSTNGTVERRLHQKSFVDVVMDIMFKLLAWIYMLIPALSRLFKMNNGENSLENQHRPELGIQMSRGERLLQVKNDDLDPCWQRLQHLESVVNELLNKPTKIPPEKEDILLESMNRIKSIEYDLQKTKKALLATASKQVELAESLESLRESSIRATSSCWLRSSKSLSRGTTTPLT
- the LOC113761769 gene encoding phosphatidylinositol/phosphatidylcholine transfer protein SFH9 isoform X1 — encoded protein: MPEIVLAREDDRAKRFDFETSEDEKRMTRIRSLKKKASKITHTLRKRTKRVAHCRFASITTEDFRDEKEEEAVNIFRQTLVDRDLLPACHDDYHTMLRFLRARKFDVDKTVHMWLDMLNWRKENGVDTIIKDFVYNEYEDVQRYYPHGYHGVDKQGRPVYIERLGKVEPSKLMGVTTTDRFLKYHIQGFERIFAEKFPACSISARRHIDSTTTILDVHGLNWMSFGKIAHDLVMRIQKIDGDNYPETLHQMFIVNAGSGFKLLWNTVKSFLDPRTTSKIHVLGNKFQSRLLEVIDASQLPDFLGGACSCVNEGGCLRSDKGPWNDPELMKLVFALHANEATYLWKSTGLSDCDDIEIKPIPSKVLSSEIDSAKTGLNVGSSSSRIIQSVPPSNKKTTKRLAPVCSMVEQDGCDSRAENYIHSRNSTNGTVERRLHQKSFVDVVMDIMFKLLAWIYMLIPALSRLFKMNNGENSLENQHRPELGIQMSRGERLLQVKNDDLDPCWQRLQHLESVVNELLNKPTKIPPEKEDILLESMNRIKSIEYDLQKTKKALLATASKQVELAESLESLRESSIRATSSCWLRSSKSLSRGTTTPLT